From the genome of Bacteroidales bacterium, one region includes:
- a CDS encoding four helix bundle protein produces the protein MKGNQLLVRKSYLFSLLIIELYKILHYKHREDVMSKHILIKGTSIGSCLEVGQDATSDEEQYVQLTIAYEYARETHYHIRLIRDSHLVDEEVSVVMLVECEELMMMIKKLLQKMERTMPSCQWN, from the coding sequence ATGAAAGGAAACCAGTTGCTGGTCAGGAAAAGTTATCTTTTCAGCCTGCTGATCATTGAACTTTACAAGATCCTGCATTACAAGCATCGGGAAGATGTCATGTCGAAGCACATTCTGATCAAGGGGACATCGATCGGTTCCTGTCTGGAAGTGGGACAGGATGCCACATCGGATGAGGAGCAGTATGTGCAGCTGACCATTGCCTATGAGTATGCCCGGGAGACGCACTATCACATCCGGCTGATCCGTGACAGTCACCTGGTAGATGAGGAGGTGAGTGTGGTGATGCTGGTCGAATGTGAGGAACTGATGATGATGATCAAAAAACTGCTCCAAAAGATGGAGCGCACGATGCCTTCCTGTCAGTGGAATTAA
- a CDS encoding polysaccharide deacetylase family protein, with translation MILIHTEQQTNRVRYIFHLFFHDLFGTEYLLTSDSGHFLTWSGPKFSYGIQPLEDELFIRAVPLLFEKGTDSPVPECVEISGSKVLFPIQDQNSAFPFDLFAASFYLVTRYEEYETVYKDQHGRFNPLHSIAFKENFLDKPVVNIWALKLKDILLIHFPNLVFSARSFRFLPTIDIDSAYAYRHKGFWRTAGGFLRSLSRGDLSEMKERCHVIQGGLSDPFDTYGYLSILHKKFDLSPYFFILLGDYGPYDKNLSPRNKHFRELVARLAAEHTIGIHPSYASHDHPARLKSEILRLASIINRKVTISREHFLRITMPYTFRNLISSGIECDFTMGYAQEPGFRASICTPYLFYDLYDDKSTSLRIYPFTVMDGTLRDYKNLSPEQASEVINVLIGEIKAVNGIFISIWHNETLGDQKRWKGWRTVYEKMILHALDS, from the coding sequence ATGATCCTCATCCATACGGAACAACAAACCAACCGCGTCAGGTACATATTCCATCTTTTCTTTCATGATCTTTTCGGCACGGAATATTTGCTGACGTCAGATTCCGGGCATTTTCTCACCTGGTCGGGCCCCAAATTTTCCTATGGCATCCAGCCACTGGAAGACGAACTTTTTATCAGGGCGGTGCCGCTTCTGTTTGAAAAAGGTACGGACAGCCCGGTTCCGGAATGTGTTGAAATCAGCGGATCAAAGGTGCTTTTCCCCATTCAGGATCAAAATTCGGCCTTTCCTTTTGACCTGTTTGCCGCCAGTTTTTACCTGGTCACCCGTTATGAAGAATATGAAACGGTTTACAAAGATCAGCACGGAAGGTTCAATCCCCTTCACAGCATTGCCTTTAAGGAAAATTTCCTTGATAAGCCCGTCGTGAACATCTGGGCGCTGAAGCTGAAGGATATCCTCCTGATTCATTTCCCCAACCTTGTATTCAGCGCCAGATCGTTCAGGTTCCTTCCGACCATTGACATTGACTCTGCATATGCATATCGTCACAAAGGCTTCTGGAGGACAGCCGGAGGTTTCCTTCGGTCGCTTTCAAGGGGTGATCTCAGCGAAATGAAAGAACGCTGCCACGTGATTCAAGGAGGGTTGAGCGACCCTTTTGACACATACGGCTACCTGTCAATCCTTCATAAAAAATTTGATCTTTCACCCTACTTCTTTATCCTTCTGGGAGATTATGGACCCTACGACAAAAACCTTTCCCCCCGCAACAAGCATTTCAGGGAACTGGTGGCCCGGCTGGCCGCGGAGCATACGATCGGCATCCATCCTTCCTATGCTTCACATGATCACCCTGCACGACTGAAGTCGGAAATATTGCGGCTGGCTTCCATCATCAACCGCAAGGTGACCATCAGCCGTGAGCACTTCCTCCGGATCACCATGCCTTACACCTTCAGGAATCTGATCAGTTCAGGCATTGAATGCGATTTCACCATGGGGTATGCCCAGGAACCAGGCTTCAGGGCAAGCATTTGCACTCCTTACCTGTTTTATGATCTTTATGACGACAAATCGACCTCCCTGCGAATTTATCCATTCACGGTAATGGATGGAACCCTCAGGGACTATAAGAACCTCTCCCCTGAACAGGCATCGGAAGTCATCAATGTCCTCATCGGCGAGATCAAAGCGGTCAACGGGATTTTCATCAGCATATGGCACAATGAGACACTGGGTGATCAGAAAAGATGGAAAGGGTGGCGAACAGTGTATGAAAAAATGATCCTTCATGCACTGGATAGTTGA